The proteins below come from a single Halostagnicola larsenii XH-48 genomic window:
- a CDS encoding tyrosine-type recombinase/integrase — protein MVRIPSVNEDDEICDDLLTRDEALEMLEFLEKFEYASNRRITLLILWKTGMRMSGLRALELGDFDDGRPALELRHRPTTGTPLKNKEKSERETF, from the coding sequence ATGGTCCGGATTCCCTCGGTCAACGAAGACGACGAGATATGTGACGACCTCCTCACTCGGGATGAAGCCCTTGAAATGCTGGAGTTCCTCGAAAAGTTCGAGTATGCGAGCAACCGTCGCATTACCCTACTAATCCTCTGGAAGACAGGTATGCGCATGAGCGGGCTACGGGCACTCGAGCTCGGGGACTTTGACGACGGACGGCCCGCGCTTGAGCTTCGCCACCGGCCAACAACAGGAACGCCGCTGAAGAACAAAGAAAAGAGTGAGAGAGAGACGTTCTGA
- a CDS encoding exodeoxyribonuclease V subunit gamma — translation MDVTLHRESPIPSLVEDEPDGSVPRSAESHSRLCIVGGALSRERLKKRLARDGYPPSNVAQFTTVDDIAESVLEAGHEPTPVLLPESFTQRLIRETLDRAREGEFSDPVQDLARRLPSDEDDVVESLYEELNEYYRCTDAGDDHQELVDLATDLDNTYACESSQRRLEQFSALTDVLEELAAELSVDQLDDENGDDIVPYVSRSHFVSAARDYIQQHFADEFEGVSWIGITTISVFDNPTLRLLLEIGEQHDNADLHFFLGAGSYDRQRQRLQEIPDVEIGEAVETRHFESESADFLFDATDGDPDTSIPDELEFIEAPERRREVEYLAQDIRGKLADGYDPSDIVVVARNIDSYTTPIQDIFESNSLPYHLETKTALAHAPSYRFLVATFDLIQAAIDGEEIGYDTLVDPLRLGFCLPAERRYHWPLRDRVFLYLEQRLHDAEQRNGERTFGEWQRTVANLSGWEEPRERMESFLEWVSEQQGSPPATGEELRDLVRSLVNDYMYQMVSERRSRPDGPGIDATRSQLTDQHTTAIAENVYNSAAQVGRHYEYLQEIFENEDADNEDGWEPSWEEASQALFDVLGGGSVRQQQKDGNAIRVVDAGDTFFMDAEHVHLLGLSRGDFPVEREEATFLHEKLRTRVAAESATGTAPFFRLASQETQHKVDVDYYELALQVSSDSVTVSHQFRDTEGNEVPWSAFVDLIEKDESADYVTRIRSDQWLPEPGTTGFAESWETLGPRISERDRQRLIQHHANRDWPERTAPEISADDLEAMSTLTDRSTYTEQVRPRYDRYVQPPTQITVSPDEPAFDDIDLEEVIGSPVSVHELDLFSQCQLKFYFYQFLFNFSGDDVRRQEIPFYSGSVTNYRFGELPRIIRHQYTGDESRSAWHKIIEQELRDRQSLTDEFDNRDEVRAWVQDEFTPYVDHMIGGQLADEYTLVEQEEASNEPHERQWTWQQEHRVAVDDADADVWMPGHRRDILPHDDGYVLPVHQVRHSSYAEKATKSCWEGSQYRTEGCGSLCESCNNLDDCGHNTKFMLDHRIHLLPYAEDDCAGYVFQDQYESGTHTRHGLIKQNHAAAIRGGIDNGPEANLGPANQIPSGGWYSKQGEWEDDLTSHLEAFLPTDDGSDYAAERGFVNRGGCESCVYRSMCGIPDGGDF, via the coding sequence ATGGACGTTACGCTGCACCGGGAATCTCCCATTCCATCACTCGTCGAAGATGAACCAGATGGTTCAGTCCCCCGTTCTGCCGAATCTCACTCTCGTCTGTGTATCGTTGGTGGTGCACTCAGCCGCGAGCGACTCAAAAAGCGACTCGCACGTGACGGGTACCCACCCTCAAATGTAGCACAGTTCACTACAGTAGACGACATTGCAGAATCCGTTCTCGAGGCCGGCCACGAACCCACGCCGGTGTTACTCCCTGAAAGTTTCACACAGCGCCTAATTCGGGAGACACTGGACCGGGCTCGCGAAGGAGAGTTCTCGGATCCAGTACAGGATTTGGCGAGGCGTTTGCCGAGTGATGAAGACGATGTCGTCGAATCCTTATACGAGGAACTCAACGAGTACTACCGATGTACCGATGCCGGCGACGATCATCAGGAACTTGTGGATCTTGCAACAGACCTCGATAACACCTATGCCTGTGAAAGCAGCCAACGGCGGCTTGAGCAGTTCTCCGCACTGACCGACGTCTTGGAAGAGCTTGCTGCAGAACTGTCTGTAGATCAGTTAGACGATGAGAACGGCGATGATATCGTCCCGTACGTCTCGCGTAGTCATTTTGTGAGCGCGGCTCGAGATTACATCCAACAGCATTTCGCGGACGAGTTTGAAGGAGTATCATGGATTGGAATTACCACGATTAGTGTCTTCGACAATCCAACGCTCCGACTCCTGCTCGAAATCGGGGAACAACACGATAATGCGGATCTCCATTTCTTCTTGGGTGCTGGAAGCTATGACCGGCAACGCCAACGCCTTCAAGAGATCCCTGATGTAGAGATTGGGGAGGCTGTTGAAACCCGTCATTTCGAATCTGAATCGGCAGACTTCTTATTCGATGCGACTGACGGCGATCCAGACACATCGATCCCAGACGAGTTGGAATTTATAGAAGCACCGGAGCGGCGGCGTGAAGTGGAATATCTCGCGCAGGATATTCGGGGAAAGCTAGCCGACGGGTATGACCCTTCAGACATCGTTGTGGTCGCTCGGAATATCGATTCATACACCACACCGATCCAGGATATCTTCGAATCGAATAGCCTGCCATACCATCTCGAAACTAAGACTGCATTAGCTCATGCTCCGAGTTACCGGTTTCTTGTCGCCACTTTCGACCTGATTCAAGCGGCTATCGATGGCGAGGAGATTGGGTACGATACCCTGGTTGATCCACTTCGATTAGGTTTTTGTTTGCCGGCAGAGAGGCGGTATCACTGGCCACTTCGAGATCGAGTATTTCTCTATCTTGAACAGCGGCTACACGATGCTGAACAGAGGAATGGAGAGCGGACGTTCGGTGAGTGGCAGCGCACCGTTGCTAACCTCAGTGGATGGGAGGAACCCCGCGAACGTATGGAGTCGTTTCTTGAGTGGGTTTCCGAACAACAGGGTTCACCACCAGCGACGGGCGAAGAACTGCGAGATTTGGTCCGCAGTCTCGTAAACGATTATATGTACCAGATGGTGTCGGAGCGACGGTCGCGGCCGGATGGCCCAGGGATTGATGCAACCCGTTCGCAGCTAACCGACCAACACACTACGGCTATCGCCGAAAACGTGTATAATAGCGCCGCGCAAGTGGGACGGCATTACGAGTACTTACAGGAAATCTTCGAAAACGAAGATGCTGACAATGAGGACGGTTGGGAACCATCTTGGGAGGAAGCGAGCCAGGCACTATTCGATGTGCTTGGTGGAGGGTCAGTCCGGCAACAGCAGAAGGACGGAAATGCAATTCGCGTTGTAGATGCTGGTGACACGTTCTTCATGGATGCTGAGCATGTGCATCTACTCGGATTGTCGCGGGGAGACTTCCCTGTCGAGCGGGAAGAAGCCACGTTCCTACATGAGAAGCTCCGTACGCGGGTTGCTGCAGAAAGCGCAACTGGAACGGCGCCATTCTTCCGGTTAGCCTCACAAGAGACTCAACACAAGGTTGATGTCGACTATTATGAGCTGGCGCTACAGGTGAGTTCAGACAGTGTTACTGTAAGCCACCAATTTCGGGATACGGAAGGAAATGAAGTCCCGTGGTCAGCGTTCGTAGATCTGATCGAGAAAGACGAGAGCGCAGATTACGTAACGCGAATTCGATCCGATCAGTGGCTGCCAGAACCAGGCACGACGGGATTTGCAGAGTCATGGGAGACGTTGGGACCGAGAATAAGCGAACGGGACCGTCAGCGTCTAATTCAACATCATGCCAACCGCGACTGGCCGGAGCGAACCGCACCTGAGATTTCGGCCGACGATCTAGAGGCGATGTCGACCCTGACTGATCGTTCGACGTATACAGAACAGGTTCGGCCACGGTACGATCGGTACGTCCAGCCCCCTACCCAAATTACTGTGTCACCTGATGAGCCTGCTTTCGATGACATAGATCTTGAAGAAGTGATCGGATCGCCGGTCAGCGTACATGAACTCGACTTGTTCAGCCAGTGCCAGTTAAAGTTCTACTTTTACCAATTCCTGTTCAATTTCAGTGGTGACGATGTGCGACGCCAAGAGATTCCGTTCTACTCCGGGTCGGTGACTAATTACCGATTCGGCGAACTACCTCGAATTATCCGCCACCAGTATACTGGTGACGAAAGTCGGAGCGCATGGCATAAAATTATTGAACAGGAATTGCGGGACCGACAGTCACTGACAGATGAGTTCGACAACCGTGACGAGGTCCGGGCATGGGTACAGGACGAATTCACTCCGTACGTCGATCATATGATCGGGGGGCAACTCGCTGATGAGTACACGTTAGTCGAACAAGAGGAGGCCAGCAATGAACCACATGAGCGACAGTGGACCTGGCAGCAGGAACACCGAGTTGCGGTGGATGATGCTGACGCTGATGTTTGGATGCCAGGACACCGCCGTGACATCCTCCCCCACGATGACGGGTATGTTCTGCCGGTGCATCAGGTTCGGCACAGTTCCTACGCGGAGAAGGCGACCAAGTCCTGTTGGGAGGGATCACAGTATCGGACCGAAGGCTGTGGATCGTTGTGCGAATCTTGTAACAACCTCGACGATTGCGGACACAATACGAAATTCATGCTCGATCACCGAATCCATTTGCTCCCTTACGCAGAGGACGATTGTGCAGGGTATGTTTTCCAAGACCAGTACGAGAGTGGCACTCATACCCGACATGGGCTCATCAAACAGAATCACGCAGCCGCGATTCGTGGCGGTATCGATAATGGCCCTGAAGCAAATCTCGGGCCTGCCAATCAAATCCCCTCGGGGGGCTGGTACAGCAAACAAGGCGAATGGGAAGACGACCTCACAAGCCATTTAGAGGCGTTTCTTCCAACCGACGATGGAAGCGACTATGCCGCCGAGAGAGGGTTTGTCAATCGTGGAGGGTGTGAATCGTGTGTCTATCGCTCGATGTGCGGTATCCCGGATGGAGGTGATTTCTAA
- a CDS encoding DNA-methyltransferase produces MNECTQIMGYDLYQGNSFQVLEEEFDKNSIHAVVTDPPYSVIEFETAHVEKMRDGKGGVWRIPPELDGNKRKPLPRFTVLTEDDKDKLRNFFKQFGEAVERVLRPGGHVFVACTQLLMHEVSQQLDEAGLERRDVLIRETKTLRGGDRPKGAHDHPEYKMVSSMPRVYWEPWLLYRKPFDRRLDENLGEWQTGGLRRESDERPFTDLLGNGKTPKEETEIVKNAHPGGEEEVEAHPNLKPQKLMRELCHAALPLREGTILDPFMGSGSTIAAAYALGYDAVGIELDETFYEMAQNAIPNLAEVPTEIEKRDDVEEHRTQSRSLSDFSN; encoded by the coding sequence ATGAACGAGTGTACTCAGATAATGGGTTACGACCTGTATCAAGGGAACTCCTTCCAAGTCTTGGAGGAGGAGTTCGACAAGAACTCTATTCACGCAGTAGTGACGGATCCGCCGTACTCCGTCATCGAATTCGAAACCGCCCACGTGGAGAAGATGCGAGATGGCAAGGGCGGCGTATGGAGAATTCCTCCTGAATTGGACGGGAATAAACGGAAACCTCTCCCCCGATTCACCGTACTGACAGAGGACGACAAGGACAAGCTCCGTAACTTCTTCAAGCAGTTCGGTGAAGCTGTCGAACGTGTCCTTCGCCCGGGCGGTCACGTGTTTGTCGCCTGCACACAACTCTTGATGCACGAAGTCTCCCAGCAATTGGATGAAGCAGGGCTGGAACGTCGGGACGTTCTCATTCGTGAGACGAAGACTCTCCGAGGCGGAGACCGTCCGAAGGGTGCGCACGACCATCCTGAGTACAAGATGGTGTCGTCGATGCCCCGAGTCTACTGGGAGCCGTGGCTACTCTACCGAAAGCCGTTCGACAGGCGTCTTGATGAGAATCTTGGGGAGTGGCAGACTGGTGGACTCCGACGCGAATCCGATGAGAGGCCGTTCACCGACCTGCTCGGGAACGGAAAAACGCCGAAGGAAGAGACAGAAATCGTCAAGAACGCACATCCGGGCGGCGAGGAAGAAGTCGAAGCGCATCCGAACCTGAAACCACAGAAACTGATGCGAGAACTCTGCCACGCTGCGCTCCCGCTACGGGAAGGGACGATTCTAGACCCGTTCATGGGTTCAGGCTCCACCATCGCGGCAGCCTACGCGCTCGGATACGATGCTGTAGGTATCGAATTGGACGAAACCTTCTACGAGATGGCTCAGAACGCTATTCCCAATCTCGCTGAAGTACCTACGGAAATCGAAAAGCGGGATGACGTAGAGGAACACCGCACGCAGTCCCGGTCTCTCTCCGACTTCAGTAACTAA
- a CDS encoding winged helix-turn-helix domain-containing protein: MGQVEDDASFVVRSPHRTTILQRLAEGAAIPAQIREDTDLEYSRITEAANKLRDRDLIDLLVDEDTKRGRLYSITEQGEEVLEFMDENGMLDDENRYGRR, from the coding sequence ATGGGTCAGGTAGAAGACGACGCGTCGTTCGTTGTGCGTTCCCCACATCGCACGACAATTCTCCAGCGGCTTGCAGAGGGTGCGGCAATCCCTGCCCAAATACGGGAGGATACTGATTTAGAATATAGCCGTATCACCGAAGCCGCGAACAAGCTGCGCGACCGAGACCTCATCGACCTGCTCGTTGACGAGGACACCAAGCGCGGTCGGTTATACTCTATAACCGAACAAGGCGAAGAAGTACTGGAGTTTATGGATGAGAATGGGATGCTGGACGACGAAAACAGATACGGACGACGATGA
- a CDS encoding DUF7344 domain-containing protein: protein MGYNNCGDDYLSRVYHSLRAPRRRYVIELVAESDNDLSVRTLAREIAARERDVPMHCATGEPYRNVYNALSQTHLSTLSDADVIIYDPERQTVAPGPDLTITLLLSNLNQTAFQTLWNLEE, encoded by the coding sequence ATGGGATATAACAACTGCGGTGATGACTACCTCTCGAGGGTATATCACTCCCTCAGAGCGCCACGACGCCGTTATGTGATTGAGTTGGTTGCAGAGAGCGATAACGACCTCTCGGTTCGTACCCTTGCTCGAGAAATCGCTGCTCGAGAACGAGATGTCCCAATGCACTGTGCAACCGGTGAACCGTACCGCAACGTGTACAACGCGCTCTCCCAAACGCATCTATCGACGCTTTCGGACGCCGATGTTATCATCTATGATCCCGAGCGCCAGACCGTTGCTCCAGGCCCAGATCTCACAATAACTCTCCTCCTAAGCAATCTTAATCAAACTGCGTTTCAGACGCTTTGGAACCTCGAGGAGTGA
- a CDS encoding HTH domain-containing protein yields MADSVAISAAIQARYGAFATYRQLFETRKKKRASALTPEVDAADPFGTLIDSFVIRGLYLHRFEEYLRDARESPVDVHEDAPEISIRILVVDTDRRTPYSTAVQRMCEAKNLDPTREAVSFLQAFTASPYAVTRALQQLGHESTPQEMHLDEVRYALATLPANRIFPNAPPTVSKAVHALLATSRPLTQAELAEQAGISARLVRNHVDHLEALWLIEVTVDGYRLPLPFREERGPAGDAHLSWYLTPNHDRDDYLDATERGVLFEAVIEREGVSDDDVIRVFDRIKTLQIMPEARREIEAVGPTATPLLEAVRVLAAEEPDREFTDTVIVGVEPEQAALPARLATTRQTGGTNV; encoded by the coding sequence ATGGCAGACTCCGTTGCGATCAGTGCGGCTATCCAGGCCCGGTACGGGGCGTTCGCGACATATCGGCAGCTATTCGAGACTCGTAAGAAGAAGCGAGCGTCGGCTCTCACTCCTGAGGTCGACGCAGCTGACCCGTTCGGGACTCTCATCGATTCGTTCGTCATTCGGGGGCTATACCTGCACCGGTTCGAGGAGTACCTACGAGACGCCCGCGAATCGCCGGTTGATGTCCACGAGGACGCGCCGGAGATCTCTATCCGAATCCTCGTCGTTGACACCGACCGCCGGACACCCTACTCCACCGCTGTCCAGCGGATGTGCGAGGCGAAGAACCTCGACCCAACTCGTGAGGCAGTCTCGTTCCTCCAGGCCTTCACCGCCTCACCCTACGCTGTCACCCGGGCGCTCCAGCAGCTCGGTCACGAATCAACGCCCCAAGAGATGCACCTCGACGAGGTCCGATACGCCCTCGCGACGCTCCCGGCTAACCGAATTTTCCCGAATGCGCCACCGACGGTGTCGAAGGCAGTACATGCTCTCCTGGCGACCTCACGGCCGCTGACACAGGCGGAGCTCGCTGAGCAGGCCGGAATCAGCGCCCGATTAGTGAGGAACCACGTCGACCACCTCGAGGCACTGTGGCTGATCGAGGTGACCGTCGACGGATACCGGCTGCCCCTCCCGTTCCGTGAAGAACGGGGGCCGGCCGGTGACGCTCACCTCTCCTGGTACCTCACGCCGAATCATGACCGCGACGACTACCTCGACGCGACCGAGAGGGGAGTCCTTTTCGAGGCGGTGATCGAACGGGAAGGAGTGAGCGACGACGACGTCATACGAGTATTCGACCGGATCAAGACGCTGCAGATCATGCCGGAGGCTCGTCGGGAAATTGAGGCGGTGGGGCCCACGGCCACACCGCTGCTCGAGGCGGTTCGCGTCTTGGCGGCCGAGGAGCCGGACCGTGAGTTCACCGACACGGTGATCGTCGGCGTAGAGCCGGAACAGGCAGCCCTCCCGGCGCGTCTTGCGACCACTAGGCAGACGGGGGGCACAAATGTGTGA
- a CDS encoding winged helix-turn-helix transcriptional regulator — protein MSDGPGRKPIVTDDDILDIFRSSSDPVLTTSEVASNFNITHRGVRDRLEKLEQEGILECKKVGARGMVWWYPGHISTSAR, from the coding sequence ATGAGCGATGGCCCTGGTCGGAAACCGATAGTCACTGACGACGACATTCTCGACATCTTTCGTTCGAGTTCTGATCCTGTTTTGACTACGTCTGAAGTAGCCTCAAATTTTAATATCACGCATCGAGGTGTTCGAGATCGGTTGGAGAAACTCGAGCAAGAGGGGATACTTGAATGTAAGAAAGTTGGTGCTCGAGGGATGGTCTGGTGGTATCCTGGTCACATCTCGACCTCAGCACGGTAA
- a CDS encoding UvrD-helicase domain-containing protein: MPYLTNPEEAPSVFDDEPQSQVFDEYFEGSGRVVVGAGAGTGKTTTLIDIVAETILQKLETEDGNPMDDLLVTTFTKDAAGELKTELKQRLRLHEEETGEDLDTDIWRWIETDSYIETIDSFTQRLLREVAVDAGVSPDFDIRNGLEDEDLVDEIMADLRENPEHAERLDRLEDAYPNQDWQDYPPRDVQTMLTDAHEKSREFCWTPEEMGDQLLETHRASHANIEPAFTAEDIRDITQDITGQYPIVPENLPEHASQVHEHNEQLLEDFKQLLIAYDELYDEKTLDSGALSYTDITDLVWRYLNQNPESEWAQGLGERFDHIFIDEFQDTSFAQCRILSYCFPDSDSLDGPNALFIGDVKQSIYQWRSADPRIFSEIIQDAQAGEADEYLEVEGLEYRPLTTNFRSHPDLVEAANHVFDQVFDYSERGDIGPFPIPFEAATAERVSTEPDWAETTSVNDEQALARLHVMDLGSPQNKDDWWQTEAQQIAMTVAEITDNDQVPVLDTDATESLDDPQYRRAEPGDITLLFNRRRAMPQYADALRQYGVECAIDVSAGLFDEPEVRLLVDVLDWFANPHQKDSLIRILRSPVTALEDRTIRYLASENYYLSTALRNWPEDLPEADRERLEGLLALRNDLRWDREKNKAELVSELIQHTAFDSIVLADTDGKQKFANLWLITEIATEWEDEELMTYREFVVRLKRLRERARRGEEEYPVAKISDENSDTTVRLTTVHRSKGLEYPVVILPDLHFSPPGGLFPWDNRMLLSRDGVGIRPDIGNETPVHFDQGGSDFWLTDNYTPFAPATDGLGTTWLRGNRSMNVPMDDNHPLTDNIYAEIAEFWRTLYVAYTRASDHLIFGLTDTVLWPYDENFSWAPLLRERLQPNGLDGWRDGVFARAIDYNELEGTEQVWIGIDDLDTGTPIEDEPIGMDTIDEAITEDQRHELEPIDPDFFPEVVRPSTIQELLACPLRFQYSELEEVSGIRAKIPPGSSPPGNLQRSQWGDLVHLFLENYHEDPEEAEELARTYSSEIQSELLEEVQENFATSDIASRIEADADEVLPEHEVLTYAPELETYIRGQIDLLFEDSDGWHIVDYKTGRVADEEEYSGQMYRQQLAAYRWLAETAYDIEITSTELLYIHPDVERSSVEVEAEEFETLLTTARDSLDVIPDQGLPADPNPTPDETNSPDETTRCGSCPYLDICPEWSD, encoded by the coding sequence ATGCCATATCTCACGAATCCCGAAGAAGCGCCGTCGGTGTTTGACGACGAACCGCAGAGCCAGGTGTTCGATGAGTATTTCGAAGGGAGTGGTCGCGTCGTTGTCGGGGCTGGCGCCGGAACCGGGAAGACAACGACATTAATCGATATTGTGGCGGAGACCATTCTCCAAAAGTTGGAGACAGAGGATGGGAATCCGATGGATGATCTCTTAGTGACAACGTTCACGAAGGACGCTGCAGGTGAATTAAAGACAGAACTCAAACAACGGCTGCGGCTGCACGAAGAGGAAACTGGCGAAGATCTCGATACCGATATCTGGCGTTGGATTGAAACCGATAGCTATATCGAAACGATCGACTCGTTCACGCAGCGACTCCTCCGGGAAGTTGCGGTCGATGCTGGTGTGTCACCGGATTTCGACATCCGAAATGGTCTCGAAGACGAAGACCTGGTAGACGAGATTATGGCTGATCTTCGGGAGAATCCTGAACATGCAGAACGTTTAGATCGGTTAGAAGACGCGTACCCAAACCAGGATTGGCAGGACTACCCACCGCGTGACGTTCAGACGATGCTGACCGACGCTCATGAAAAAAGCCGTGAGTTCTGCTGGACACCTGAAGAGATGGGCGACCAGCTTCTTGAGACCCATCGAGCATCACATGCAAACATTGAACCGGCATTTACTGCAGAAGATATCCGTGACATCACCCAAGATATTACTGGACAGTACCCTATTGTTCCAGAAAATCTGCCAGAGCATGCGTCACAGGTTCACGAACACAATGAACAGCTGCTTGAAGACTTCAAACAGCTGCTGATCGCTTACGACGAGCTATATGACGAAAAAACTCTCGACTCAGGAGCACTCTCCTATACAGATATCACGGATTTGGTCTGGCGATATCTCAATCAAAATCCAGAGAGCGAATGGGCACAGGGCCTCGGAGAGCGGTTTGACCATATTTTCATCGACGAATTTCAGGACACAAGCTTCGCACAATGTCGGATACTATCTTATTGTTTCCCTGATTCAGACTCTCTTGACGGACCGAATGCTCTGTTTATTGGTGACGTCAAACAGTCAATCTATCAGTGGCGGTCAGCGGATCCGCGAATCTTCTCAGAGATTATTCAGGACGCACAAGCGGGAGAGGCCGATGAGTATCTCGAGGTTGAAGGCTTAGAGTATCGGCCGCTGACGACAAACTTCCGAAGCCATCCGGACCTCGTTGAAGCTGCCAACCATGTGTTTGATCAGGTGTTTGACTATTCCGAGCGTGGTGACATCGGTCCGTTCCCGATCCCGTTTGAAGCGGCGACAGCTGAGCGCGTGTCAACTGAACCCGACTGGGCAGAGACAACCTCAGTGAACGATGAACAAGCCTTGGCACGGCTTCACGTTATGGACCTGGGCAGTCCACAGAATAAGGATGACTGGTGGCAGACAGAAGCCCAGCAAATCGCGATGACAGTGGCCGAAATCACCGACAACGATCAGGTCCCCGTTCTCGATACGGATGCAACCGAATCTCTTGATGACCCACAATACCGACGGGCAGAACCCGGTGATATAACCCTCCTATTTAATCGGAGACGCGCCATGCCTCAATATGCGGACGCACTCCGTCAGTACGGGGTTGAATGTGCAATCGACGTTTCAGCCGGGTTGTTTGATGAACCCGAGGTTCGGCTTCTGGTGGATGTCCTGGACTGGTTCGCGAACCCACATCAGAAGGATTCGCTGATACGGATTCTACGGTCACCTGTCACTGCCCTTGAAGACCGAACTATTCGCTATCTCGCAAGTGAGAACTACTACCTCTCGACAGCGCTTCGCAACTGGCCGGAGGACTTACCTGAGGCCGATCGCGAGCGGCTTGAGGGTCTGCTAGCTCTTCGCAACGACCTACGCTGGGACCGCGAAAAGAACAAGGCTGAGCTTGTTAGTGAACTCATTCAACATACGGCGTTCGACTCAATTGTCCTAGCGGACACAGACGGCAAACAAAAGTTTGCGAACCTCTGGCTGATCACGGAGATCGCGACGGAGTGGGAAGACGAGGAGCTGATGACGTATCGCGAGTTCGTAGTTCGCCTCAAGCGATTGCGAGAGCGAGCACGACGCGGTGAAGAAGAGTATCCAGTAGCGAAGATTTCGGATGAAAATTCCGACACGACAGTTCGGCTGACAACTGTACATCGGTCGAAAGGACTGGAATATCCGGTCGTTATACTTCCTGACCTTCACTTTTCGCCGCCAGGAGGTCTGTTCCCGTGGGACAACCGAATGTTACTAAGTCGTGACGGAGTTGGAATCAGGCCAGACATCGGTAATGAAACTCCGGTTCATTTCGACCAGGGAGGATCTGACTTCTGGCTAACCGACAACTACACTCCATTCGCGCCCGCTACGGATGGGCTTGGTACAACCTGGCTACGTGGGAACCGCAGTATGAATGTCCCCATGGATGATAACCATCCACTTACCGATAACATCTATGCCGAAATCGCTGAATTCTGGCGGACCCTCTATGTAGCTTACACCAGAGCTTCCGACCACCTTATTTTCGGACTCACCGATACGGTTCTCTGGCCGTATGATGAAAACTTTAGCTGGGCACCACTCCTCCGAGAACGTCTGCAACCAAATGGGTTGGATGGCTGGCGGGACGGCGTCTTCGCCCGGGCTATCGACTATAACGAATTAGAGGGGACAGAACAGGTCTGGATCGGTATCGACGATTTGGACACCGGAACCCCGATAGAAGACGAGCCAATCGGGATGGATACTATAGATGAAGCCATTACGGAAGATCAGCGCCACGAACTAGAGCCAATCGATCCGGACTTCTTCCCCGAAGTCGTTCGCCCAAGCACAATTCAGGAGTTGCTCGCGTGCCCGCTTCGGTTCCAATACAGCGAATTAGAGGAGGTTAGTGGTATCCGCGCTAAGATACCGCCAGGGAGTTCACCGCCAGGTAATCTTCAACGCAGTCAGTGGGGTGATCTTGTTCACCTTTTCCTTGAAAACTACCACGAGGACCCAGAAGAGGCCGAGGAGCTTGCTCGAACATATTCATCGGAGATACAGTCCGAACTTCTTGAGGAGGTACAAGAGAACTTCGCGACATCTGATATTGCCAGCCGAATAGAAGCCGACGCAGACGAGGTGCTTCCGGAACATGAAGTACTCACCTACGCTCCAGAGTTGGAGACATATATCCGTGGTCAGATTGATCTCCTCTTTGAAGACAGCGACGGCTGGCACATTGTCGATTATAAGACAGGCCGAGTCGCAGACGAAGAGGAATACTCCGGACAGATGTATCGTCAACAGTTAGCCGCGTATAGATGGCTAGCAGAAACCGCGTACGACATCGAGATCACCTCGACAGAACTACTCTATATTCATCCGGATGTTGAAAGGAGTTCTGTGGAAGTTGAGGCGGAGGAATTCGAGACATTACTCACAACCGCTCGTGATTCATTGGATGTCATCCCGGACCAAGGATTACCAGCGGATCCAAATCCCACCCCTGATGAAACGAATTCGCCTGATGAAACCACACGGTGCGGGTCATGTCCGTATCTGGATATCTGTCCTGAGTGGTCTGATTAG